A stretch of the Planctomycetota bacterium genome encodes the following:
- the ribF gene encoding riboflavin biosynthesis protein RibF codes for MDTTRSAITIGVFDGVHLGHRALLERARARAGDGPVLAMAFDPHPRAVLRPDAPAPPPLTTFDRRADLLLDAGADEVLRLEPTPELLALAPEAFVDQMLMPHAPAAVVEGPDFRFGARRAGGVDTLAELGRARGFAVEVAEPVEVDLHDQSLVRASSSIARWLVSYGRVADAARVLGRPYELAGAVVRGDRRGRTIGFPTANIEASTLRPAEGVYACLAVLPDGRSCAAAANIGSRPTFDGTEPRVEAHLIDAPSDGDAIAGLPEYGWQVRLQFQAYLRDQVRFGGVDALAGQLARDRDRALRVIESLAAYREDGDVPA; via the coding sequence TTGGACACGACCCGCTCGGCCATCACCATCGGCGTCTTCGACGGCGTGCACCTGGGCCACCGGGCGCTGCTGGAGCGGGCCCGCGCTCGCGCCGGCGATGGCCCGGTGCTCGCCATGGCCTTCGATCCGCATCCGCGGGCGGTGCTGCGGCCGGACGCCCCCGCGCCGCCGCCGCTCACAACCTTCGATCGGCGGGCCGACCTGCTGCTCGACGCCGGCGCCGACGAGGTGCTGCGGCTCGAGCCCACGCCGGAACTGCTGGCGCTCGCGCCCGAGGCCTTTGTCGACCAGATGCTCATGCCCCACGCGCCGGCGGCGGTGGTGGAGGGGCCCGACTTCCGCTTCGGCGCACGGCGAGCCGGCGGCGTCGACACGCTCGCGGAGCTCGGCCGCGCCCGGGGCTTCGCCGTCGAAGTTGCCGAGCCGGTGGAGGTCGACCTGCACGACCAGAGCCTCGTCCGGGCGTCCAGCAGCATCGCCCGGTGGCTGGTGTCGTACGGCCGTGTTGCCGACGCCGCCCGCGTGCTGGGCAGGCCCTACGAGTTGGCCGGCGCCGTAGTCCGGGGCGACCGCCGGGGCCGGACGATCGGTTTCCCGACCGCGAACATCGAGGCGAGCACGCTGCGGCCAGCCGAGGGCGTGTACGCCTGCCTCGCCGTGCTGCCGGACGGTCGGTCGTGCGCCGCCGCCGCCAACATCGGGTCGCGGCCCACGTTCGATGGTACCGAACCCCGCGTCGAGGCGCACCTGATCGACGCGCCGAGCGATGGGGACGCCATCGCGGGGTTGCCCGAGTACGGCTGGCAGGTGCGGCTGCAGTTCCAGGCCTATCTTCGGGATCAGGTGCGATTCGGCGGCGTCGACGCGCTCGCCGGCCAGCTCGCCCGGGACCGCGACCGGGCCCTGCGGGTCATCGAGTCGCTGGCCGCATATCGGGAGGACGGCGATGTCCCCGCCTGA
- a CDS encoding DHH family phosphoesterase: MSPPDAIEQARYETNTSPAGLVAWIRDADRLLIVTHSRPDGDAVGSSLAIARAVQQAGGSAALAYAGELPGWMDSILAGTPWQHLDRGEPPPPFDRALVCDTGAWNQLEPYKPWLAGKADRIAVLDHHRSGSADAADLRLVDAEAAATCELAAGACVDLLGLASASQLPTEIAEPLLLGLGTDTGWFRHPSVTPGVLRLAADLIEAGGDHATLVKKTMLSDPPNRARLMARALATLTLHEAEGLATIKVTAADLRETGSSVGMTSGFADPALGVQGISAAAVLTELPKGQGGPGVVKISLRSKVDGPDVAKMAGAFGGGGHIHAAGARSDKSLAEVEAALLELVRAVRDDAATGRG, from the coding sequence ATGTCCCCGCCTGACGCCATCGAGCAGGCCCGCTACGAGACGAACACGTCGCCGGCGGGCCTCGTCGCGTGGATCCGCGACGCCGATCGGCTGCTGATCGTGACGCACTCGCGGCCCGACGGCGACGCGGTGGGCAGCAGCCTCGCGATCGCGCGGGCGGTGCAGCAAGCGGGAGGTTCGGCCGCGCTGGCCTACGCGGGCGAGCTGCCGGGTTGGATGGACTCGATCCTGGCGGGCACGCCCTGGCAGCACCTGGATCGGGGTGAGCCGCCGCCGCCCTTCGATCGTGCGCTGGTTTGCGATACCGGGGCGTGGAATCAGCTGGAGCCCTACAAGCCGTGGCTCGCGGGCAAGGCCGATCGCATCGCCGTGCTCGACCACCACCGCAGCGGGTCGGCCGACGCCGCGGATTTGCGGCTCGTGGATGCCGAGGCCGCCGCGACGTGCGAGCTCGCCGCGGGTGCTTGCGTGGATCTGCTCGGGCTCGCGTCCGCCTCGCAGTTGCCCACGGAGATCGCCGAGCCGCTGCTCCTCGGGCTCGGCACGGACACGGGTTGGTTCCGCCACCCGAGCGTAACGCCGGGCGTGCTCCGGCTCGCGGCCGACCTGATCGAGGCCGGCGGCGACCACGCGACCCTGGTCAAGAAGACCATGCTCAGTGATCCGCCCAACCGGGCGCGGCTCATGGCCCGGGCGCTCGCAACGCTCACGCTGCACGAGGCCGAGGGCCTGGCGACCATCAAGGTCACCGCCGCCGACCTGCGCGAGACGGGATCGAGCGTCGGCATGACCAGCGGCTTTGCCGATCCGGCGCTGGGCGTGCAGGGCATCTCGGCCGCCGCCGTGCTCACCGAGCTACCAAAGGGCCAGGGCGGCCCGGGTGTGGTCAAGATCAGCCTTCGGTCGAAGGTCGACGGCCCCGACGTGGCGAAGATGGCCGGGGCGTTCGGCGGCGGCGGGCACATCCACGCCGCCGGCGCTCGATCGGACAAGTCGCTGGCGGAGGTCGAGGCGGCGTTGCTCGAACTCGTCCGCGCCGTGCGGGACGACGCCGCGACCGGACGAGGCTAG
- the def gene encoding peptide deformylase: MPPHAETDHAPVDPASLRLRMFPDPCLREHARPVGEVTEEVRQVAQRMLEIMHAEEGIGLAAPQVGLAWRMFVCRLPADPHAEPAESGLPVDTEGEPMVCIDPELSLEGPISPFEEGCLSLPDIRGMVQRPPIVRLEATNLDGERFSVRGDGLLARCWQHEMDHLDGVLIIDKFAQLDRLRTRSALRRLEKRNA; the protein is encoded by the coding sequence GTGCCGCCGCACGCCGAAACAGACCACGCTCCCGTCGATCCGGCCAGCCTTCGGCTTCGGATGTTCCCGGATCCGTGCCTGCGCGAGCACGCACGACCGGTCGGGGAGGTGACCGAGGAGGTCCGCCAGGTCGCCCAGCGGATGCTGGAGATCATGCACGCCGAGGAGGGCATCGGCCTGGCGGCCCCGCAGGTCGGGCTGGCTTGGCGGATGTTCGTCTGCCGGCTGCCCGCGGATCCGCACGCCGAGCCCGCCGAGTCGGGCCTGCCGGTCGACACCGAGGGCGAGCCGATGGTGTGCATCGACCCCGAGCTGAGCCTCGAGGGGCCGATATCGCCCTTCGAGGAGGGCTGCCTGAGCCTGCCGGACATCCGCGGCATGGTCCAGCGGCCGCCGATCGTCCGCCTTGAGGCGACCAACCTCGACGGCGAGCGGTTCTCGGTGCGGGGCGACGGGCTGCTGGCCCGCTGCTGGCAGCACGAGATGGACCACCTCGACGGCGTGCTGATCATCGACAAGTTCGCGCAGCTCGATCGCCTGCGGACGCGGTCGGCCCTCCGCCGCCTCGAGAAGCGAAACGCCTGA
- a CDS encoding DNA methyltransferase: MRLMTTTLWAYPSQHYDGRSTEQGDKTYAGGTPSWVIWQLLTRYTREGDAVLDPMCGGGTTIDVCADLGRTPLGFDLAPSRPDIRQSDARSLPLDAGSADFVFLDPPYSTHIEYSDDPNCIGKLDAAGDDGGEAYYAAMDAVFGEVDRVLKDRRYLAVYISDSWRKQRGGPKGSGGGVFMPIGFELFALLRKRFRPIDVVCVVRRNAKLKQGQRHQAAAKDNFFIRGFNYLLIFKKER, from the coding sequence ATGCGGCTGATGACCACCACGCTGTGGGCCTACCCCAGCCAGCACTACGACGGCCGCTCCACCGAGCAGGGCGACAAGACGTACGCCGGCGGCACGCCGAGCTGGGTCATCTGGCAGCTGCTCACCCGCTACACCCGCGAGGGCGACGCCGTCCTCGACCCGATGTGCGGCGGCGGCACCACCATCGACGTGTGCGCCGACCTCGGTCGCACGCCGCTGGGCTTCGACCTGGCGCCGAGCCGGCCGGACATCCGCCAATCGGATGCGCGGTCGCTGCCGCTGGACGCGGGTTCGGCGGACTTCGTGTTCCTCGATCCGCCGTACTCGACGCACATCGAGTACAGCGACGATCCGAACTGCATCGGCAAGCTGGATGCGGCCGGTGACGATGGCGGGGAGGCGTACTACGCCGCGATGGACGCCGTCTTCGGCGAGGTGGATCGCGTGCTCAAGGACCGCCGCTACCTCGCGGTCTACATCTCGGACAGCTGGCGGAAGCAGCGGGGCGGACCGAAGGGCTCGGGCGGCGGCGTCTTCATGCCCATCGGCTTCGAGCTGTTCGCGCTGCTCCGCAAGCGATTCCGGCCCATCGACGTCGTGTGCGTGGTCCGCCGCAACGCCAAGCTCAAGCAGGGCCAGCGGCACCAGGCCGCGGCGAAGGACAACTTCTTCATCCGGGGGTTCAACTACTTGCTGATATTCAAGAAGGAGCGCTAG
- the fmt gene encoding methionyl-tRNA formyltransferase → MRVAYFGSGEFGLPTLRMLHAEHELVGIVTQPDKPTGRGKKLAATPIGAHAQEHGIAAPVLKPERVNEPSVRDAIRGWDCEAWVVIAFGQKLGQKLLADRFAMNLHASLLPRWRGAAPIHAAVIAGDTTTGVSVITLADEMDAGLILGQRAMAIEPDRTTGELHDVLARDGVEAVRRVLRRHANGTLEPREQDPALVTFAGKLSKADGWVDFAQPAATCRARVHGLTPWPGVSIRVGEHAAKLLRVREQEHGGAFDSPPGTLLADAGVVACGGGTTLRLLEVQPAGGRPMAWEAFANGRGIRAGMTVESERKPCEPSGT, encoded by the coding sequence ATGCGCGTGGCCTACTTCGGTTCCGGCGAGTTCGGCCTGCCGACGCTGCGGATGCTGCACGCCGAGCACGAGCTGGTCGGCATCGTCACCCAGCCCGACAAGCCGACGGGCCGAGGCAAGAAGCTGGCGGCGACCCCGATCGGCGCGCACGCCCAAGAGCACGGCATCGCGGCCCCGGTGCTCAAGCCCGAGCGGGTCAACGAACCTTCGGTCCGCGACGCGATCCGCGGGTGGGACTGCGAAGCATGGGTCGTCATCGCCTTCGGCCAGAAGCTGGGCCAGAAGCTGCTAGCGGACCGCTTCGCGATGAACCTGCACGCCTCGCTGCTTCCCCGGTGGCGGGGCGCCGCGCCCATCCATGCCGCGGTCATCGCGGGCGACACGACCACCGGCGTGAGCGTCATCACGCTGGCCGACGAGATGGACGCCGGGCTCATCCTGGGCCAGCGTGCGATGGCGATCGAGCCCGATCGCACCACCGGGGAATTGCACGACGTGCTGGCCCGCGACGGCGTCGAGGCCGTCCGGCGGGTGCTGCGACGGCACGCCAACGGCACGCTGGAGCCACGTGAGCAGGATCCCGCGCTGGTGACGTTCGCGGGCAAGCTGAGCAAGGCCGACGGCTGGGTGGACTTCGCGCAGCCCGCCGCGACCTGCCGGGCTCGCGTGCATGGGCTGACGCCGTGGCCGGGCGTGTCGATCCGCGTGGGCGAGCACGCCGCGAAATTGCTGCGGGTGCGCGAACAAGAACATGGCGGCGCATTCGATTCCCCGCCGGGCACGCTGCTCGCCGATGCCGGCGTCGTCGCCTGCGGGGGTGGCACGACGCTGCGGCTTCTGGAGGTCCAGCCCGCGGGTGGGCGCCCCATGGCGTGGGAGGCGTTCGCCAACGGCCGGGGCATCCGGGCCGGCATGACTGTGGAATCGGAGCGCAAGCCGTGCGAACCCTCTGGGACCTGA
- a CDS encoding PP2C family protein-serine/threonine phosphatase, with product MARTTRAPRTQPIRVSMTLHVVGVIVVLSVVVFAMAVFGARRAVQRLSGEVTHQATERTREGLNRFFEPVGESLGIAARWSQAGRIAPEAPLETLAVLGPLVRQSPSISSAIIADEAGHEVLILELDDGWRVRITEPPPPDGAAESTNTIVLLDRQGRETRRWREHGYTPLDRAWFRLAMERADEDGFDAQGRGSLAWTDVYTFFTTGDYGITAAMPHLTADGSRRVIAFDVLLRDISEFTRGIHVVNDGVVVVTTPQRRLIGAPGLSEFDDAERLRGALERPLGDLEIPLLARADETLGALYSSDEFRVLRFGVGGEPWWGAADLYRLGGERSYWIWVLVPERDILGDLHWQRVLIPIAAGIALCLGVLRALQLAARYSGPLRRLVDQSDRISRMELDEGEPITSTVEEVQQLARAQDHMRASLRTLVKLEQDMALARRIQQDTWPAAMPTDDRFEIDAWSEPADETGGDGYDVVPVRIIDGEREPCDDHPDRVFCMLADATGHGVGPALSVAQARSMFRMAVRAGMPLDDIARHANQQLGADLTEGRFITAWMAEFDPATGELSMVSAGQAPLYLLRSGGGIERFGASVPPMGVLPDLPDMEPVVVPLGPGDAFVVCSDGIYEAMDEDHRQLGEDAAIRAITEAQPGGLGAMRAAIAATVGGFAGSAPASDDRTCLLIRRVR from the coding sequence GTGGCACGAACGACGCGAGCCCCACGCACGCAGCCCATCCGCGTCAGCATGACGCTGCACGTGGTGGGCGTGATCGTCGTGCTGTCGGTGGTCGTCTTCGCGATGGCGGTGTTCGGCGCTCGCCGGGCGGTGCAGCGGCTGTCGGGCGAGGTGACCCACCAAGCCACCGAGCGGACCCGGGAGGGGCTCAACCGCTTCTTCGAGCCCGTGGGCGAGTCGCTGGGCATCGCCGCCCGCTGGAGCCAGGCCGGCCGCATCGCGCCCGAAGCGCCCCTCGAGACCCTCGCGGTGCTCGGTCCCTTGGTCCGCCAGTCGCCGTCGATCTCGTCGGCCATCATCGCCGACGAGGCCGGCCACGAGGTGCTCATCCTTGAGCTCGATGACGGCTGGCGGGTGCGGATCACCGAGCCGCCGCCGCCGGACGGCGCGGCCGAGTCGACCAACACCATCGTGCTCCTCGATCGGCAGGGACGCGAGACGCGGCGATGGCGCGAACACGGCTACACGCCGCTGGATCGGGCGTGGTTCCGCCTGGCCATGGAGCGGGCCGACGAAGACGGCTTCGACGCCCAGGGCCGCGGCTCGCTCGCGTGGACGGACGTCTATACGTTCTTCACGACCGGGGACTATGGCATTACGGCCGCCATGCCGCATCTCACGGCGGATGGCTCGCGGCGGGTGATCGCCTTCGACGTGCTGCTGCGGGACATCTCCGAGTTCACCCGCGGCATCCACGTGGTCAATGACGGCGTGGTCGTCGTGACGACGCCGCAGCGGCGGCTGATCGGGGCCCCGGGGCTATCCGAATTCGACGACGCCGAGCGGCTCCGCGGTGCGCTCGAGCGCCCGCTGGGGGACCTGGAAATCCCGCTGCTGGCCCGGGCCGACGAGACGCTGGGCGCGCTGTACTCCAGCGACGAGTTCCGGGTGCTCCGCTTCGGCGTGGGCGGCGAGCCGTGGTGGGGCGCTGCTGATCTCTACAGGCTCGGCGGCGAGCGTTCCTACTGGATCTGGGTGCTCGTGCCCGAGCGGGACATCCTGGGCGACCTGCACTGGCAGCGGGTGCTCATCCCGATCGCGGCGGGCATCGCGCTGTGCCTGGGCGTCCTGCGGGCGCTCCAACTCGCCGCGCGGTACAGCGGGCCCTTGCGACGGCTCGTCGATCAGAGCGATCGCATCAGCCGCATGGAGCTCGACGAGGGCGAGCCCATCACGTCCACGGTGGAGGAAGTCCAGCAGCTCGCCCGCGCCCAGGACCACATGCGGGCCTCGCTCCGCACGCTGGTCAAGCTCGAGCAGGACATGGCGCTCGCGCGGCGGATCCAGCAGGACACCTGGCCCGCGGCGATGCCCACCGATGACCGATTCGAGATCGACGCCTGGAGCGAGCCCGCCGACGAGACCGGCGGCGACGGCTACGACGTGGTGCCCGTCCGCATCATCGATGGCGAGCGCGAGCCGTGCGACGACCATCCCGATCGTGTCTTCTGCATGCTCGCCGACGCGACGGGCCACGGCGTGGGGCCCGCGCTCTCGGTGGCGCAGGCCCGGTCGATGTTCCGCATGGCCGTCCGGGCGGGCATGCCGCTGGACGACATCGCGCGGCACGCCAACCAGCAGCTCGGTGCCGACCTCACCGAAGGGCGCTTCATCACGGCGTGGATGGCCGAGTTCGATCCGGCGACCGGGGAGCTCTCGATGGTTAGCGCCGGGCAGGCGCCGCTCTACCTGCTGCGGTCGGGCGGCGGCATCGAGCGATTCGGCGCCTCGGTGCCGCCGATGGGCGTGCTGCCCGACCTGCCCGACATGGAGCCCGTGGTGGTGCCGCTGGGGCCCGGCGATGCCTTCGTCGTGTGCTCGGACGGCATCTACGAGGCCATGGACGAGGACCACCGCCAGCTCGGCGAGGACGCGGCCATCCGGGCGATCACCGAGGCGCAGCCGGGCGGGCTGGGGGCCATGCGGGCGGCGATCGCGGCAACCGTGGGCGGTTTCGCCGGTAGCGCTCCCGCGTCGGACGATCGCACCTGCCTGCTGATCCGGCGGGTTCGCTGA
- a CDS encoding S41 family peptidase has protein sequence MLLTEIARWTIAAGVATTPTIAFHDTPTETPPPAPLWGAEAPIDAPVESAQAIPERSLAMATADVANEPARVGAEAATMAEKLGWSFEQSRVGFPRMPSISPDGSLIAFSWAGDLWAVPAGGGVASRLTSHPADELRSAFSPDGSVLAFESTRDGSRNLYAMPVSSRDGRVFGGEIRRLTLGDRALTLSGFTADGEALLAHGRLDPAMYRGSSMYRVPLAGGHIQKITDAYGTSPTMSADGSQILFTRRRELTDRPAYRGPGAGDLWSMSTETGRFRQLTTFDGNDQHGFVLPNGSVLYSSSRHGQNNLWLLPSGRTDAAGPRRVTSFEPTDEQLSIGHGVRGLDVSFDGSTAVFCVWDTLYTLDLTQRTPTPSAVSINASVDTDSLDSRTIDLDRQVSEARLSPDGKTLAVIARGEVFVRSTEDDRPTRRVTHTSGRERDLAWSPDNRVLYFASDESGQFAIHQASVALAREDLEPQAVEEAEAEGAAEEQASDEATEDSESTDENAEGDDGQADEAEADDAKDEDEEDAVDHGARWADALRFEVTPVVASDAMEIAPLPSPDGLRLLFVRERGDVWLHDFETGEERMLFESWNQPEIQWASDSRHIVYEVGDLDFNSDIWILDTEDGEPVNVTRHPDIDTSPRLSHDGKVLTFLSDRAGENWSYDVYAVMLDRELEGLTEYELAQYFEDAAKAAKKLGAIDTPDVFLERDADEAADEEATDEEEANDDGADDEAEPMEFDLDDAWNRVRRVTRFSGVGNHQLTPGGERVVFSTSIDGSTSLFSVDYRGRERKTVQSGGVSGVSVSTDGSKVVYLRSGQPTVGKPVGGSSDTMPIDATIRLDVEAEQAQKFRDAARMLGRDFYHPTMKDLDWEGLTNRYLDLARRTRTPSEFYEVANMLFGELNGSHLGIWGGAQVYSPPSIRTGYLGIDYVPVEGGYEVVYVVPEGPASRDASTLHVGDVITAVNGTPLAPDGGMPTVDLREAMAGTSGQETLLDVDCLAEDGSAYVLIVPTSSGGESGLRYEDGVRQRRAMVEEMSGGRLGYLHIRGMNEPALRDFERDLYAAANGREGLLIDVRDNGGGWTTDILLTSLTAPRHAYTIPRGADAEDVHEDAYPRDRRLIYGYNRPIAVLCNENSFSNAEIFSHAIKTTGRGKVIGEQTFGGVISTGSYRLIDGTTVRRPFRGWYLPDGTDMENNGAMPDVRVMQGPSDEAAGRDAQLGSAVRTLLEDMGR, from the coding sequence ATGCTGCTGACGGAGATTGCACGCTGGACCATCGCGGCGGGAGTCGCGACCACGCCCACCATCGCGTTCCACGACACGCCGACCGAGACACCCCCGCCCGCGCCGCTGTGGGGTGCCGAGGCCCCGATCGATGCCCCGGTCGAATCCGCCCAGGCGATCCCGGAGCGGAGCCTGGCGATGGCGACCGCGGACGTCGCCAACGAGCCCGCGCGGGTGGGTGCCGAAGCCGCGACGATGGCCGAGAAGCTGGGCTGGTCCTTCGAGCAGAGCCGCGTGGGCTTCCCGCGGATGCCCTCGATCAGCCCGGATGGCTCGCTGATCGCCTTCAGCTGGGCGGGCGACCTCTGGGCCGTGCCCGCGGGCGGCGGGGTCGCGTCGCGGCTGACCTCGCACCCCGCCGACGAGCTGCGGTCGGCCTTTAGCCCCGATGGCAGCGTGCTGGCCTTCGAGTCGACCCGCGACGGCAGCCGCAACCTGTACGCGATGCCCGTCAGCAGCCGCGACGGCCGCGTCTTCGGCGGCGAGATCCGCCGGCTCACGCTCGGCGATCGCGCGCTCACGCTCTCGGGCTTCACCGCCGACGGCGAGGCGCTGCTGGCGCATGGCCGGCTCGATCCTGCGATGTACCGCGGAAGCTCGATGTACCGCGTGCCCCTGGCCGGTGGGCACATCCAGAAGATCACCGACGCCTACGGCACCTCGCCCACGATGTCGGCCGACGGCTCCCAGATCCTCTTCACCCGCCGGCGGGAGCTGACCGATCGTCCGGCCTACCGCGGCCCGGGCGCGGGCGACCTCTGGTCGATGTCGACCGAGACCGGCCGCTTCCGCCAGCTCACCACCTTCGACGGCAACGACCAGCACGGCTTCGTGCTGCCCAACGGCTCGGTGCTGTACTCGTCCTCGCGGCACGGCCAGAACAACCTCTGGCTGCTGCCCAGCGGCCGCACCGATGCCGCGGGGCCCAGGCGGGTCACGAGCTTCGAGCCCACCGACGAGCAGCTGAGCATCGGCCACGGCGTCCGCGGCCTGGACGTCTCCTTCGATGGCTCCACCGCGGTGTTCTGCGTGTGGGACACGCTCTACACCCTCGACCTGACGCAGCGGACACCCACGCCCAGTGCCGTGTCCATCAACGCCTCGGTCGACACCGACAGCTTGGACTCGCGGACCATCGATCTTGACCGCCAGGTCAGCGAGGCCCGCCTGAGCCCCGACGGCAAGACGCTGGCGGTCATCGCCCGCGGCGAGGTCTTCGTCCGCAGCACCGAGGATGACCGCCCGACGCGGCGCGTGACCCACACCTCGGGCCGCGAGCGCGACCTGGCGTGGTCGCCCGACAACCGCGTGCTCTACTTCGCCTCCGATGAGAGCGGCCAGTTCGCCATCCACCAGGCCTCGGTCGCCCTGGCCCGCGAGGACCTCGAGCCGCAGGCCGTGGAGGAAGCCGAGGCGGAGGGCGCCGCCGAAGAGCAGGCCTCCGACGAGGCCACCGAGGACTCGGAATCGACCGACGAGAACGCCGAGGGCGACGACGGGCAGGCCGACGAGGCCGAAGCCGACGACGCCAAGGACGAGGACGAAGAAGACGCCGTCGACCACGGCGCCCGCTGGGCCGATGCGCTCCGCTTCGAGGTCACGCCCGTCGTGGCGAGCGACGCGATGGAGATTGCGCCGTTGCCCTCGCCCGACGGCCTGCGGCTGCTGTTCGTCCGCGAGCGGGGCGACGTGTGGCTGCACGACTTCGAGACCGGCGAGGAGCGCATGCTCTTCGAGAGCTGGAATCAGCCCGAGATCCAGTGGGCCTCGGACAGCCGCCACATCGTCTACGAGGTCGGCGACCTGGACTTCAACAGCGACATCTGGATCCTCGACACCGAGGACGGCGAGCCGGTCAACGTCACCCGCCACCCCGACATCGACACCAGCCCGCGGCTGAGCCACGACGGCAAGGTGCTGACCTTCCTGAGCGACCGCGCGGGCGAGAACTGGTCCTACGACGTCTACGCGGTCATGCTCGATCGCGAGCTTGAGGGCCTGACCGAGTACGAGCTGGCGCAGTACTTCGAGGACGCCGCCAAGGCCGCCAAGAAGCTCGGCGCGATCGACACGCCGGACGTCTTCCTCGAGCGCGACGCCGATGAGGCCGCGGACGAGGAAGCCACCGACGAGGAAGAAGCCAACGACGACGGGGCGGACGATGAGGCCGAGCCGATGGAGTTCGACCTCGACGACGCCTGGAACCGCGTCCGCCGCGTCACCCGCTTCAGCGGCGTGGGCAACCACCAGCTGACGCCCGGCGGCGAGCGGGTCGTCTTCAGCACCAGCATCGACGGCAGCACCTCGCTGTTCTCGGTGGACTACCGGGGCCGCGAGCGCAAGACCGTGCAGAGCGGCGGCGTCTCGGGCGTCAGCGTGTCGACCGACGGCTCCAAGGTCGTGTACCTGCGCAGCGGGCAGCCCACCGTCGGCAAGCCCGTCGGCGGCAGCAGCGACACGATGCCCATCGACGCCACCATCCGCCTCGACGTCGAGGCCGAGCAGGCCCAGAAGTTCCGCGATGCCGCCCGCATGCTGGGCCGCGACTTCTACCACCCGACCATGAAGGACCTGGACTGGGAGGGCCTCACCAACCGCTACCTCGATCTAGCCCGCCGCACGCGGACGCCCAGCGAGTTCTACGAGGTCGCCAACATGCTCTTCGGCGAGCTCAACGGCTCGCACCTGGGCATCTGGGGTGGCGCCCAGGTCTACAGCCCGCCGAGCATCCGCACCGGCTACCTGGGCATCGACTACGTGCCCGTTGAGGGTGGCTACGAGGTGGTCTACGTCGTGCCCGAGGGGCCGGCGTCGCGGGACGCCAGCACGCTGCACGTCGGCGACGTGATCACCGCCGTCAACGGCACGCCGCTCGCGCCCGATGGCGGCATGCCGACCGTCGACCTGCGCGAGGCCATGGCGGGCACGTCGGGCCAGGAGACCCTGCTCGACGTCGACTGCCTGGCCGAGGACGGCAGCGCCTACGTGCTCATCGTGCCGACCTCGTCGGGCGGCGAGTCGGGCCTGCGGTACGAGGACGGCGTCCGCCAGCGCCGCGCGATGGTGGAGGAGATGTCCGGCGGCCGGCTGGGCTACCTGCACATCCGCGGCATGAACGAGCCGGCGCTGCGTGACTTCGAGCGGGACCTCTACGCCGCCGCGAACGGCCGCGAGGGCCTGCTCATCGACGTCCGCGACAACGGCGGCGGCTGGACGACCGACATCCTGCTTACGTCGCTCACCGCGCCGCGGCACGCCTACACGATTCCGCGCGGCGCCGACGCCGAGGACGTGCACGAGGACGCCTACCCGCGGGATCGCCGGCTGATCTACGGCTACAACCGGCCCATCGCCGTGCTGTGCAACGAGAACTCCTTCTCCAACGCGGAGATCTTCTCACACGCCATCAAGACCACCGGTCGCGGCAAGGTCATCGGTGAGCAGACCTTCGGCGGCGTGATCTCGACCGGCTCGTACCGCCTCATCGACGGCACGACCGTCCGCCGCCCATTCCGCGGCTGGTACCTGCCCGACGGCACGGACATGGAGAACAACGGCGCCATGCCCGACGTCCGCGTGATGCAGGGGCCGAGCGACGAGGCCGCAGGTCGCGACGCCCAGCTCGGGTCGGCGGTCCGCACGCTGCTCGAGGACATGGGGCGATAA